Genomic window (Allostreptomyces psammosilenae):
GCCAGGGGACCCCGGTGGGTCCCCCCGATTTCCACGCTCTCATGGAACTCGGGCGTGGCGGCACCCCCCTCTTTCCGCCTGTGGATAACTTCGCCGCCCCTTGTTTCCAGGGGTAGGTGATCGGGTGGTGCGGGCGCAAGAGGGGGAAATGGGGCTGTGGACAACGGGGAAACAGCCGGCCAACGCCGGCGCAGGCGGGGCAGGCCACCCGTGGTGGATCACGGCTGGTCGGCGGCGAGGTGGGGGGCGGTCCAGCCGGTGAGGTCGTAGTCGGCCATACAGCTGTCGACCAGGCCACCGAGGCGGTCGGCGAGGCCGGTGGCGTGCGCGTGGTCGTAGGCGTCCAGCCGGTTGAGCACCCAGTTGCCGGCGTACTGCCGTTCGTAGAGCGCGTGGCGGCCGGCGAACTCGCTGCCGATGGCGTCCCACAGCAGCTTCATCAGCTTCGCCCGCTCCTCGGCGGTCGTCCCGTGCGAGCCGCGCAGGTAGGTGTCCAGGAAGGGGCGGAGTTCGGGCGAGCCGAAGTCGGCGGCGTGCGAGGGCAGGTGGCACAGGGCGCCGCCGACGGCGTCCTCGACGAGGTCCCGCACCCGCCGGTAGACGGTCGGGGCCAGCACGCGGTGGGCGTGCGCGACGTCGGTGTCGGGGAGGTAGGAGCCGTCCGGCGTCCCGTGCGCGCCCTCCACCATGGCGCTGCCGAGGGCCCACACGGCGTGCCGCCATGCCAGCACCTCGCCCACGGCGGTGCGGACGCTGCCGTGGGCGTCGCCGCCGGTGACGTGGGTCGCCCGCAGCACCAGCCCGCTGAGGAAGTCCAGCTTGACGCCGAGGCGGGTGGCGCCGTGGAGCAGGAAGCGCGGGAGGAAGCCGGATTCGTGGAGGAAGGCGTTCGCCCGGTCGGTGTCCCGGTGCACCAGCACGTTCTCCCAGGGGACGAACGCGCGGTCGAAGACCAGTACGGCGTCGTTCTCGTCCAGGCGGCTGCTGAGCGGGTAGTCGAACGGGCTGCCGGTGGCGCGGGCGGCGTGTTCGTAGGAGGGGCGGCAGATCACCTTCAGGCCGGGGGTGTCCAGCGGTGCGACGAAGGCCAGGGCATGGGCCGGGTCGGTCAGCGGCGGCCCGGCATGGGCGACGAACACGCGCTGGGCGCAGGCCGCCCCCGTGGCCACCACCTTCGCGCCGGTCACCACCACGCCGGCGTCCGTCTCGCGCTCCGCCCGCACCGTGATGGCGGGTGCCTCCCCCTCCGGCAGGTGCTTGTCCACCGGCGGGTCGACCAGGGCGTGGGCGAAGAACAGCACCCGCTCCTGGGCGCGGGCGTACCAGGCGCGCGCGTTGTCGGCGAACGGGCCGTAACGCTCCGGGGCGGCCCCGAGCGTCGCCAGGAACGACGCCTTGTAGTCGGGGGAGCGGCCCAGCCAGCCGAAGGCCAGCCGCTGCCAGGCGACGATCGCCTCGCGCGCCGTGCGCAGCTCCGCAACCGAGCGGGCGACGCGGAAGAAGGGGTGGGTCGCTCCGGTGGATCCGGTGTCGGTGGGCACGGTCAGCACATCGCGTAGGGCGGGGTCGTGCAGGGCGTCGTACAGCCGGGCGACCGTCCGCGCGTGGCCGCGGAAGGCCGGGTGCGCGGTGACGTCGGGCACGCGTGAGCCGTGGATCCACACCTCGCGGCCGTCGCGCAGGCTCGCCAGGTACTCCTGGCCGGTCTGCGGGCGGGTGGGCGGCGGCGTCGCGGGGGAGCGCATGGCCGGGGGCACCTCCTGGGGGGACGTCATGGAAGCGGCGGGGACGGGCATCGGCCCGTTTCGTCCTCAGTGGTCGGCGCCGGCCGGGCGGCCCCGGGCGGCGAGCTCCCGTCCCGCCGCCACGACCTGGTCGAACGCCGCGTCGATGTCGGCCTCGGTGCCACGCGGGTTGATCGTGCACATCCGCAGCACCTGCTCGCCGCGCACCCGGGTGGGCACGACCATCGCCTGACCGCCCGCCACGACGGCCTGGCTGACCCGGGCCTGGAGCTCGTCCAGCTCCGGACCGCGAGGCAGCCCGGCGGGCCGGTAGCGGAAGGTGAGGATGCACAGTCCGGCCGGGGAGGTGAGCTCCAGTTCCGGATGGGCGGCGGCACGGCCCGCCGCGTACTCGGCCCGGCGCATGCCGTCGGCCACGGCGTCCCGGAACGCCCGCACGCCGAAGGTCTTCAGCGACAGCCACAGCTTGAGCGCCCGCAGCCCGCGGGTCAGCTGGACGCCGTAGTCGGAGAGGTTGACCGGACCGGTCGGGGCGGCGCCGGTGCCGGTGCCGGCATCGGCGCCGGCGGCACTGGCGGGGGGCGCGGGCGTCTGCGAGGCGGAGAGGTAACCGGCGTCGACGTCGACACTGTGCCGCGCCATCGCGAAGGTTCCGCGCAGGAGCTCCGGTTCGCGCAGCAGCACGCAGCCGATGTCGTACGGCTGGAACAGCCACTTGTGCGGATCCACGGTGACGGAGTCCGACGCCTCCAGCCCGGCCAGCAGCGTCCGCCCCCGCTCGGTGATCCGGGCGGTCGCGCCGATGGCGCCGTCGGTGTGCAGCCACAGGCCCTCCGCGCGGCACAGCTCGGCCAGCTCGGGCAGTGGGTCGACGGCGCCGGTGCCGGTGGTGCCGGCGGTGGCGATGACGAGGAACGGCCGCAGGCCGCCCGCCCGGTCCTGCCGGATCCGTGCCGCGAGGACGTCCACCGGCAGGCGCAGCGACGCGTCGGCCGGCACGGCCACCAGCTGGTCACGGCCGAACCCCAGGATGTGCAGCGCCTTGGCGACCGAGGGGTGGGCCTGGTCGGAGCAGTACGCCCGGGCGCCGCGCAGGTCGCCGCCCAGCCGGGTGTCGCGGGCGACTGCCAGGGCGGTCAGGTTGGCCTCGGTGCCACCGGAGACGAACAACCCGCCGCTGCCCGGCGGCAGCCCCAGCAGCTCGCACAACCAGGAGATGGTCACCAGCTCCAGTTGCGTCGGCCCGGCGCCGACCAGCCAGGCGCTCGGGACCGCCAGGAACGCCGCGGCCAGGGCGTCGGCGAGCACGGCGGGATAGGTACCGGCGGTGGGGACGAACGCGAAGCAGCGCGGGTGGTCCGAACGCATCCCGACGGCGAGGGCGGACTCGGCCAGCCGGTCGACGAGCGCCGTCAGGTCCTCGCCGTGCTCCGGCGGGGGCTCCCGCCACTCCTTGTCCAGCTCGTCGCGGGTGCGGTGCAGGCCGCGCACCGGCCCGGCGTCCGGCCGGGAGAGCCGCGCGACCACCCGTTCGATGGTGCGCTGCCCCGCCCGCAGCATGTCCGCCTCGGACAGGGACAGCGGCGGCAGCGCATGATTCGACGGCGTGTCGTTCACCTGGGCTTCTTTCTTCGACGGGTCGCTTGGACGTGACTGCACGGGATCGGGCTGGCGGGGGGCGGGGCGGGCCGGAGCGGGCCCCGGGCCGGGACCGGGCTGGTCGGCGGCCGGGTTTCCTCCAGCACCGCGCTCGGTGGACGCGCAGCTTGCTCGGCTGCGGGGCGCTGGGCGGGGGCCGCAGGAGGCCCGCTGGGCCTCGGGCTCAGCGGGACGGGGACCGGGCGGGGCTCGGGAGGTCCCCTGGGGCTCCCGGCGGAGCGGCGGACAGCGCGGCCAGCCAGGCGCGCGCCCGGGGCAGCAGGCCCCGGGCGCCGCCGGGGCCTTCCGGGGCGACCTGCTCGGCGAGCTGGACCAGCAGCAACTCGTCCCCGGGCCGCACCGGCCCGCCCGGAGGGCTCTGCGCCCACACCAGGGCCTCGCCGGGCGCCAGGTCGGCCAGGCCGGCCCCCACGGGCGCGGGACCGGTCAGCGGGCCGCCGTCCGTCAGCCGGTAGCGTCCGGGCCGCGGCAGGGCGACGGCCGTCTCCGCCCGCGCGGCGTGCGTCACCAGCTGACTCAGCGGCCCGAGGGCGACGGTCACCGTCCGCACCGGCACGGACGGCAGCAGGCAGGCCAGCACGTGCAGGCCGAGGGTGGGCAGCAGGCCGGCCTCCCGCTCCGCCCGCTGGACCAGCGAGACCACCGTCTGGAAGCGCGGGTTGATCTCCACCGCCAGCACGCGCTCGTCCGCCGCCAACAGCAGGTCAAGGCCGAACACGCCTCGGTAGCCGCGATCCCGCAGCTCCTCACCGACGCGCCGTGCGCTCTCCCGGACCCCCTGGTACGCCGCGCCGGGCAGGTCCGCCGCGCCCAGCAGCTGGTTCCCGCAGTGCGCCCCCCAGTCCTCCGTCAACCCGGGGACGCCGACCAGCTGCCGGGAGACGGCGGAGACCACGACCCGGTCGCCGATGACGCAGGCGCTGACCGTGAGCGGCAGGCCGTCGACGTACTCCCCGACCCGCAGCTCCGCGCCCGGCCAGCGGTCCAGGAGGTCCTGGAGCTCGCCCGGGTCCCGGGCCAGGCGTGTGCCGCGGCCGGTGAGGTTGTTCTCCCGAAGTTGCACCACGGCCGCCGCCCAGCGCGGGGGCCAGTAGGCCGCCGCACCGGCCCGCCCGTGCGCGGGAACGAGGAGGTACTCCGGGGTCGGCACGCCCGATGCCCGGAAGATTGCCAGCGCGTCGATCTTGTCCGCTGCCCGGGCGGTCACCGCCGGGTCGGCGGCGAGCAGGGGCAGACGGCGGGCTGTCGCCCAGGCACGCGCCGCCGTGCCGTGTTCGGGAGCGAAGGCGACGCCCACCCGGCGCCGGCCGTCCGGGCGCGGCCGTGGCCGCGCGCGGACGTGTCGGGTCGCCGTCGCGCCGAGCTGCTCCGTCGTCAGGGCGTGCACGATCGGTGGAAGTGCGGGGTCGGTGGCCGAGGCGGAGAGGAACGGGGACCGGTCCAGCCAGTGGATCTCGTCCACCAGCCCGCGCAGCAGCTTGGCTCCCTCGTCGTGCGCCACGCCCTCCAGGCGCGCCGACAGCGGTTCGCCCACCATCCGCTCCTCCCGCCCGACGGGCCCCCGAGGACCGCCGACGGAGGGCTAACTGCGAGGCCGGGGCGAAGGTCACGCTGAGGCCCCCGAGCGCCGATCGCCGAGCGCCGATCGCCGAGCGCCGAGGGCCGAGCGCCGAACGGGCCGAACGGCGAGGGCCGAACGGCGAGGGCCGAACGGTGAGGACGGAACGGGCCGAACGGCGCGGGGCGAATGGGCCGAATGGGCCGAACGGCGAGGGCTGAACGTCGAGCGCCGAACACGGAGTTACCGACGCCCAGCTGCGAACGTTGGAACACTGAGCACCGCATGCCAGGGCGGTTCGCCGGGCCACCCATCGGCGACGCGTGACGCGCCCATGCCTCCAACCCCCCCTTGGGGGGCTTTTGGGCCCCCTTCTTCAGGATCCCATCCGGGGGTGGCGCTCCGCAGGCCCCCTCTTACCGCCTGTGGATAACTCGAAGGTTCGGATGAGCGATCGAACGGATGTGCCTGCTGCCTGCTGCCTGCTGCCTGCTGCCTGCTGCCCGCTTGGCCGTCATGCCCGCCGCCCGCCGGGCCGTCACGCCCGCCGGGCCGTCACGCCCGGCGCGGGTTCGTCCGGCGGGTCGGTTCGGCGGTGGTCGGGTCCTCCGGCCAGGGGTGGCGCGGGTACCGGCCACGCAGCTCCGCCCGCACCTGGCGGTAGCCGTCCGCCCAGAACGACTCCAGGTCCCCGGTCACCGCCACCGGGCGCCCCGCCGGAGAGAGCAGGTGCACCACCAGCGGCACCCGCCCACCGGCCAGGGCCGGCGCCCGCCGCCAGCCGAACAGCTCCTGCAGCTTGACGGCCAGCACCGGCCGCTCGTCCGTGTAGTCCACCCGCACCCGGCTGCCGCTCGGCACGGCCACCCGCTCCGGAGCCAGCTCGTCCAGCCGGGTCGCGCTGCCGTCCGCCCAGGGCAGCAGCCGCCGCAGCGCCTCCACCGTGTCCACCCGCTCCAGGTCGGCCCGCCGCCGCGCGCCGGCCAGCTCCGGCCCCAGCCACAGCTCGGCGTCGGCCACCAGCGCGTCGTCGGAGACGTCCGGCCAGGGCGCGCCGAGTTCCCGGTGCAGGAACGCCAGCCGCTGCCGCAGTGCCACCGCGGCGGCCGGCCAGGGCAGCAGCGCCGGGCCCTCCCGGCGCAGCCCGTCCAGCACGGCGGCGCGCAGCAGCGCCGGGTCGGGGGCGCGCAGCGGCCGGGAGGACAGCTCCACCGCCCCCAACCGCTCGACCCGCCGGGCGACCACGTCTCCGCGGCGCTGCCCGTCCGGGACCACCCACGCGACCTCGTCGTCCGTGCGCAGCAGATGGCCGGCGGCCTCCCTGGCGGTCGCGGCGTCGATCTCCACGGCCAGCCGGACCCGCGCGGCGGCGGCGTGCTGCGGCCGGTCGGCGACGGCGATCGCCAGCCACGGTGCCTGCGCCGCCCGCGACCCGGCGGCCACCTCCGCGGCCGTGCCGGAGACCATCAGGTGGCCGCCCCGCCCCTCCCGGCGGCGGGCCAGCCGTTCCGGGAAGGCGAGCGCCGCCACCAACCCGGCCGCGGCGTCGTCGGGCAGCGTGTCGGCCGGCAGCGCGTCCGCGGGGGCGGCGGCCGGCGTGGTGCGCCTGCCGGGCTCGCCGCCGACCCCGCCGGCGTCGTCAGCGTCGCCGCCGCCGGCCGGGTCCGCCTGCACCGTTCGCAGTGCGCGCCGCAGCCGCTCGGCCTCCTCCCGCCAGCGCGCCGCCGCGCCGCCGTCCCCCGAACGACCGCCCCGCCCGGCGCGCAGCCGTCGCCACACCTCCGCCAGGTCCTCCCCGGCGTCGCGGGGGAGTGGTTCGGACAGCAGCGCCACCACCTCGGCGGCCCGCCGCGCGCCCACCCGGTCCGCGCCGTCCAGCAGGGCCCGGGCCAGCCGGGGGTGGACGCCCAGTCGGGCCAGCCGGCGCCCGCGCGGGGTGACCCGTCCCTCCCGGTCCACGGCGGCGATCGAGGCCAGCACCTCCCGGGCGACGGCCATCGCCATCGCCGGCGGCGGGTCCGGCAGGGTCAGCCCGGTTGCGTCGGGGTCGCCCCAGCAGGCCACCTGCAGGGCGAAACCGGTGAGGTCCGCGGTGGCGATCTCCGGGGTGGGGCGCGCGGGCAGCCGGTCGTGGTCCGCCGGCGACCAGCACCGGTACACCGTCCCCGGTCCCTCCCGGCCGGCCCGTCCGGCCCGCTGGTCGACGGACGCCAGGGACGCCCGCCGGGTGGTGAGCGAGCCGAGGCCGCGCGCGTGGTCGGTGCGCGGCTCGCGGGCCAACCCGGAGTCCACGACCACCCGCACCCCCGGCACGGTCAGCGAGGACTCCGCCACCGCGGTGGCCAGCACCACCCGCCGCCCGTCACCTGGGCGGAGCACCTCGTCCTGGACCTCCGGCGCCGCCCCACCGTGCACGGTGAGCACCCGAACGCCCGGGGTACCGCCCTCCAGCGCGGCCCGCACCCGGGCGAGTTCCCCGACGCCGGGCAGGAAGCACAGCACGTCCCCGTCGCGCTCGGCCAGCGCCCGGCGCACGGTCGCGGCCACGTGGTCGAGGAAGGCCGGGTCGACCCGGGTTCCCCGGGGCGGCGGCAGCGGCCGCTCCGGCGGGGCCCAGACCGCCTCGACCGGGTGCAGGATCGATTCGGCCCGCACCACCGGGGCGGGGCCCTCCTCGCCCTCGGGGGTGAGCAGCCGGGCCCACACGTCGGTGTCGGCGGTCGCCGAGGCGGCGACCAGGCGCAGGTCCGGCCGGAGCGCGGCCC
Coding sequences:
- a CDS encoding 4-hydroxyphenylacetate 3-hydroxylase family protein; the encoded protein is MTSPQEVPPAMRSPATPPPTRPQTGQEYLASLRDGREVWIHGSRVPDVTAHPAFRGHARTVARLYDALHDPALRDVLTVPTDTGSTGATHPFFRVARSVAELRTAREAIVAWQRLAFGWLGRSPDYKASFLATLGAAPERYGPFADNARAWYARAQERVLFFAHALVDPPVDKHLPEGEAPAITVRAERETDAGVVVTGAKVVATGAACAQRVFVAHAGPPLTDPAHALAFVAPLDTPGLKVICRPSYEHAARATGSPFDYPLSSRLDENDAVLVFDRAFVPWENVLVHRDTDRANAFLHESGFLPRFLLHGATRLGVKLDFLSGLVLRATHVTGGDAHGSVRTAVGEVLAWRHAVWALGSAMVEGAHGTPDGSYLPDTDVAHAHRVLAPTVYRRVRDLVEDAVGGALCHLPSHAADFGSPELRPFLDTYLRGSHGTTAEERAKLMKLLWDAIGSEFAGRHALYERQYAGNWVLNRLDAYDHAHATGLADRLGGLVDSCMADYDLTGWTAPHLAADQP
- a CDS encoding pyridoxal-dependent decarboxylase encodes the protein MNDTPSNHALPPLSLSEADMLRAGQRTIERVVARLSRPDAGPVRGLHRTRDELDKEWREPPPEHGEDLTALVDRLAESALAVGMRSDHPRCFAFVPTAGTYPAVLADALAAAFLAVPSAWLVGAGPTQLELVTISWLCELLGLPPGSGGLFVSGGTEANLTALAVARDTRLGGDLRGARAYCSDQAHPSVAKALHILGFGRDQLVAVPADASLRLPVDVLAARIRQDRAGGLRPFLVIATAGTTGTGAVDPLPELAELCRAEGLWLHTDGAIGATARITERGRTLLAGLEASDSVTVDPHKWLFQPYDIGCVLLREPELLRGTFAMARHSVDVDAGYLSASQTPAPPASAAGADAGTGTGAAPTGPVNLSDYGVQLTRGLRALKLWLSLKTFGVRAFRDAVADGMRRAEYAAGRAAAHPELELTSPAGLCILTFRYRPAGLPRGPELDELQARVSQAVVAGGQAMVVPTRVRGEQVLRMCTINPRGTEADIDAAFDQVVAAGRELAARGRPAGADH
- a CDS encoding ATP-grasp domain-containing protein; its protein translation is MVGEPLSARLEGVAHDEGAKLLRGLVDEIHWLDRSPFLSASATDPALPPIVHALTTEQLGATATRHVRARPRPRPDGRRRVGVAFAPEHGTAARAWATARRLPLLAADPAVTARAADKIDALAIFRASGVPTPEYLLVPAHGRAGAAAYWPPRWAAAVVQLRENNLTGRGTRLARDPGELQDLLDRWPGAELRVGEYVDGLPLTVSACVIGDRVVVSAVSRQLVGVPGLTEDWGAHCGNQLLGAADLPGAAYQGVRESARRVGEELRDRGYRGVFGLDLLLAADERVLAVEINPRFQTVVSLVQRAEREAGLLPTLGLHVLACLLPSVPVRTVTVALGPLSQLVTHAARAETAVALPRPGRYRLTDGGPLTGPAPVGAGLADLAPGEALVWAQSPPGGPVRPGDELLLVQLAEQVAPEGPGGARGLLPRARAWLAALSAAPPGAPGDLPSPARSPSR
- a CDS encoding ATP-dependent RNA helicase, producing MALPDAPASPDRATRAPHGAGDPFAPFDLPIRERLPALLRALETTGSAVLAAPPGTGKTTLAPLALAGLVPGLAPSGGGRQLGGQHRAAAPGPVLVAEPRRMAARAAARRMAWMLGEPVGRRVGFAVRGERRAGPETVVEVVTTGVLLQRLQHDPELGGGGGGPVATVLLDECHERHLDADTTLAFLLDVRAALRPDLRLVAASATADTDVWARLLTPEGEEGPAPVVRAESILHPVEAVWAPPERPLPPPRGTRVDPAFLDHVAATVRRALAERDGDVLCFLPGVGELARVRAALEGGTPGVRVLTVHGGAAPEVQDEVLRPGDGRRVVLATAVAESSLTVPGVRVVVDSGLAREPRTDHARGLGSLTTRRASLASVDQRAGRAGREGPGTVYRCWSPADHDRLPARPTPEIATADLTGFALQVACWGDPDATGLTLPDPPPAMAMAVAREVLASIAAVDREGRVTPRGRRLARLGVHPRLARALLDGADRVGARRAAEVVALLSEPLPRDAGEDLAEVWRRLRAGRGGRSGDGGAAARWREEAERLRRALRTVQADPAGGGDADDAGGVGGEPGRRTTPAAAPADALPADTLPDDAAAGLVAALAFPERLARRREGRGGHLMVSGTAAEVAAGSRAAQAPWLAIAVADRPQHAAAARVRLAVEIDAATAREAAGHLLRTDDEVAWVVPDGQRRGDVVARRVERLGAVELSSRPLRAPDPALLRAAVLDGLRREGPALLPWPAAAVALRQRLAFLHRELGAPWPDVSDDALVADAELWLGPELAGARRRADLERVDTVEALRRLLPWADGSATRLDELAPERVAVPSGSRVRVDYTDERPVLAVKLQELFGWRRAPALAGGRVPLVVHLLSPAGRPVAVTGDLESFWADGYRQVRAELRGRYPRHPWPEDPTTAEPTRRTNPRRA